The Pygocentrus nattereri isolate fPygNat1 chromosome 4, fPygNat1.pri, whole genome shotgun sequence genome includes a window with the following:
- the esco2 gene encoding N-acetyltransferase ESCO2 — translation MRMSNCAAKKRKHPSPDSGSNPAKKKVLRQEKCLRRMSPRQKENRPSPLKSPKRSRAPSRSPSTPKKMPRAYALESPPKKASPLKDSVVAGSFYSKQKPLYLTPLERKLLKEAKSLPLIPSKDQSSVPVATAKSVKTKKPEKKVNVSSQKSNLKGYFSSKLNSSSPPNPDSSLKMLEVKKPASVTFGSLKSKNKPRIVVGAAFFGTGKKPTSMYKTHAQKPRPKQPASLQKPTSEKPTMEKEVVAAPKDRSPVRQAVFISNSKPNPQLSSKGADHNAAECKEPASSLLPVSPFGTGRELRVVLRKSVSPIKSCSSNANAQGSPTKPGSDSVLDIGEISPSSNDVCADNESSAVYPIFGSKRSQKNVGLSSPLNCSTPSALTSTSSLMAKERKERSARRKKELKKQNDDQLIIDAGQKQFGATTCGSCGMLYSADSPEDNFQHTQFHQRFLDTIKFVGWKKERIITEFWDGKIILVLPEDPKYATKKAEDVRRIADTELGFQQVSLSSPSAARTYLFINSDRMVVGCLVAEPIRQAFRVLVQPEKTKDMTKEDFMERHRAWCCSTVPEKAICGISRIWVFSLMRRKGIATRMLDTVRNSFMYGSHLTKEEIAFSDPTPDGKLFATKYCGTPAFLVYNFIG, via the exons ATGAGAATGTCGAACTgtgcagcaaagaaaagaaaacatcctTCACCGGATTCTGGAAG TAATCCGGCTAAGAAGAAAGTTTTGAGACAGGAGAAGTGTTTGAGGAGAATGTCACCTCGACAGAAGGAGAACCGCCCTTCCCCTCTAAAATCGCCGAAGAGGTCTCGTGCCCCTTCGCGGTCCCCCAGCACACCTAAAAAGATGCCAAGGGCCTATGCATTGGAGTCTCCTCCTAAAAAAGCATCACCTCTCAAAGACTCAGTGGTAGCAGGATCCTTTTACAGCAAACAGAAGCCACTCTATCTGACACCCCTTGAAAGAAAGCTTCTAAAGGAGGCCAAATCTCTTCCACTGATACCCAGCAAAGATCAGTCCAGTGTTCCTGTGGCTACAGCAAAGTCTGTCAAAaccaaaaagcctgaaaagaaGGTTAATGTAAGCAGCCAGAAATCTAATTTAAAAGGCTACTTTTCATCCAAGCTGAACAGCAGCAGTCCCCCCAATCCAGATTCATCCTTAAAGATGCTGGAGGTAAAGAAACCAGCCTCTGTTACATTCGGCAGTTTGAAATCCAAAAACAAGCCCAGGATTGTTGTGGGTGCTGCCTTCTTTGGCACTGGTAAAAAGCCCACTTCAATGTATAAGACACATGCACAGAAACCAAGACCCAAACAGCCTGCAAGCTTACAGAAACCCACCTCAGAGAAACCCACGATGGAGAAAGAAGTGGTTGCAGCTCCAAAGGATCGTTCTCCAGTGCGCCAGGCAGTCTTCATCAGTAATTCCAAGCCAAATCCTCAGTTGTCATCCAAAGGTGCTGACCACAATGCTGCTGAGTGTAAAGAACCAGCATCAAGTCTTCTGCCTGTGAGCCCTTTTGGCACTGGCAGGGAATTAAGGGTTGTCCTGAGGAAATCTGTGTCTCCCATCAAATCCTGTAGTTCTAATGCAAATGCGCAG GGTTCACCCACAAAACCTGGTTCTGATTCAGTGTTGGACATTGGCGAAATTAGCCCATCTAGCAATGATGTCTGTGCGGATAACG AGTCTTCGGCTGTATACCCCATCTTTGGCTCCAAAag GTCTCAGAAGAACGTTGGTCTGTCTTCACCCCTGAACTGCAGCACTCCATCTGCCCTCACCAGCACCTCGTCTCTCATGGCTaaggagaggaaggagaggagtgCCAGGAGGAAGAAGGAGTTGAAGAAACAGAATGACGATCAGCTCATCATT GATGCTGGCCAGAAGCAGTTTGGAGCCACTACATGTGGGTCCTGTGGGATGCTGTACAGTGCAGACAGTCCAGAGGACAACTTCCAGCACACTCAGTTCCACCAGCGCTTCCTGGACACCATCAAGTTTGTG GGCTGGAAGAAGGagagaattattacagaattctgggaTGGGAAAATCATCCTTGTCCTTCCTGAGGATCCCAAGTATGCGACTAAAAAG GCAGAGGATGTGAGACGCATTGCAGACACTGAGCTTGGCTTTCAGCAAGTTTCCCTCAGCAGCCCCAGTGCTGCCCGCACATACTTGTTTATCAATAGTGACAGGATGGTGGTTGGTTGCCTGGTTGCTGAACCCATTAGGCAG GCTTTCAGGGTGCTGGTACAACCGGAGAAAACGAAGGACATGACCAAAGAAGACTTCATGGAGCGACACAGAGCCTGGTGCTGCTCCACTGTGCCTGAGAAAGCTATTTGTGGAATCAGTCGTATCTGGGTCTTCAGCCTTATGAGGAGGAAGGGCATTGCCACACGTATGCTAGACACAGTCAG GAATTCATTTATGTATGGAAGCCACTTGACCAAAGAGGAAATTGCCTTCTCTGATCCTACTCCAGATGGAAAGCTCTTCGCAACGAAGTACTGTGGAACCCCAGCATTTTTGGTGTACAACTTCATCGGCTAA